Proteins encoded together in one Aminipila butyrica window:
- the lysA gene encoding diaminopimelate decarboxylase: MMKKKDFIFDGCNMTELAAKYGTPLYVMSESSIVDKCREIKARFLNQYPNTRAVFASKAFQTLEVCRIVTREGLGMDTVSGGEIYTAHKAGVPMENLDFHGNNKTLQEIQMAVDYNVGRIVVDNRYELQNLNQYAGEANKKVKILFRFTPGVDSHTHKFITTGQLDSKFGIPLENGILKEMVKLAEEMEHVELMGFHFHVGSQLSSNEAHLAALDIALKMMKEVKAELGFETKELNIGGGFGIHYTGDEKTVNISEFLDPVMEELYVKCEEYGLSVPEITIEPGRWIVGEAGVTLYTVGSIKEIPGIRKYIGIDGGMTDNIRPGLYDAKYEALIANKMNQQETEVVSIAGKCCESTDILIYDIELPKAESGDILAVLGTGAYCYALSSNYNRIPRAAVVLVKDGEDRLIVKRETYEEMISREI, from the coding sequence ATGATGAAGAAAAAGGATTTTATTTTTGACGGCTGTAATATGACAGAGCTTGCTGCAAAGTACGGCACCCCCCTTTACGTGATGTCCGAATCGTCCATTGTAGACAAGTGCAGAGAAATTAAAGCCAGATTTTTGAATCAATACCCAAACACCAGAGCCGTGTTTGCCAGTAAGGCTTTTCAGACTCTGGAGGTCTGCCGGATTGTGACTAGGGAAGGGCTTGGCATGGATACGGTGTCTGGTGGCGAAATTTATACGGCCCATAAGGCGGGTGTGCCTATGGAGAACCTGGATTTTCATGGGAACAATAAGACGCTACAAGAAATTCAGATGGCGGTAGATTACAACGTGGGCCGGATTGTGGTAGATAACCGGTACGAGCTGCAAAACTTGAATCAATACGCCGGAGAAGCAAATAAAAAAGTAAAGATTTTATTCCGCTTCACTCCTGGGGTAGACAGCCACACCCACAAATTCATCACTACCGGACAGCTGGATTCCAAGTTTGGCATCCCTTTAGAAAACGGGATATTGAAAGAAATGGTCAAGCTGGCGGAGGAGATGGAACACGTGGAACTGATGGGCTTCCACTTCCACGTGGGCTCCCAGCTGAGCAGCAACGAAGCACATCTGGCGGCTCTGGATATCGCCTTAAAAATGATGAAGGAGGTGAAAGCAGAACTGGGCTTTGAGACGAAGGAACTGAATATCGGCGGAGGCTTCGGCATTCATTATACCGGCGACGAAAAGACTGTCAACATCAGCGAATTCCTAGATCCCGTCATGGAAGAACTTTACGTTAAGTGCGAAGAATATGGTCTGTCGGTGCCGGAGATTACCATAGAGCCGGGCCGCTGGATTGTAGGTGAAGCCGGTGTTACCCTGTATACGGTGGGCTCCATCAAAGAGATACCGGGCATCCGCAAATACATCGGGATTGATGGGGGAATGACGGATAATATCCGGCCAGGTCTGTACGATGCCAAATATGAGGCCTTGATAGCGAATAAGATGAATCAGCAGGAGACGGAAGTGGTGTCCATCGCTGGCAAGTGTTGTGAGAGCACAGACATCCTTATCTACGATATAGAGCTACCTAAGGCGGAATCCGGGGATATCCTGGCCGTACTGGGGACAGGAGCTTACTGCTATGCATTGTCCAGCAATTACAACAGAATACCGAGAGCTGCCGTAGTCCTGGTAAAGGACGGAGAAGACCGGCTGATTGTTAAGAGAGAGACCTATGAGGAGATGATTTCCAGAGAGATATAG
- a CDS encoding sigma-54 interaction domain-containing protein, with the protein MVFNLEQLSLFTDMMKEGFIYVDKAAKIKLYNKRAKEIFRIDKSMGTGHPQGAIKKGDLVIIGDNCLGKDDGGLKPESLSKIGIFDKTIRPTDVLMAVGTFEDGSIKPVYRHYHQGEDFLPSVSLQTEILGFPVSVQIGSDSITISFGGESFVMSYINSIGHLVIIDRSTFKVKFYQTDGYTARSEDLLYVLNGKHYRAKGPTVDALDIINQDISSIHKEGAAIQELCNVARGGSSTYKDQFSEINGIPTLCSVFPVDIRGKRDGAVLKIEDISSLQKVIQQRNDALTYIEEMKELVHDKVLDEEGMTIIKGESPAMKNVKKLACKASRSNSTVLLLGESGTGKSHLAETIHGSSTKKDQPFIHVNCGAMPESLLESELFGYEKGSFTGANSEGKAGLFEKARGGTIFLDEIGDISLAAQVKLLGVLQNKTFFKLGGTTSITADVRIIAATNKNLEEEIKNERFREDLFYRLNVFPIWMPPLRERKEDICCLCDEILSQICEKLQCGEKFVSPGAQRLLIGYHWPGNVRELENTLERAANMADGRIITEHHLPERITSHQGKIRQTVWKSFQEYTEEAEKRAILETLAYYNNDKKRAMQALKMGKTNFYQKIKKYNL; encoded by the coding sequence GTGGTATTTAATTTAGAGCAGCTGAGTCTTTTTACGGATATGATGAAGGAAGGCTTTATTTATGTGGACAAGGCGGCTAAGATTAAGTTGTACAACAAGCGCGCGAAGGAAATCTTTCGGATTGACAAAAGCATGGGTACGGGCCATCCTCAAGGAGCCATCAAAAAAGGAGATCTGGTTATCATTGGAGACAACTGTCTGGGGAAAGATGATGGTGGGTTAAAACCCGAGAGTTTGAGCAAGATTGGTATCTTTGATAAAACTATTCGACCAACCGATGTGCTAATGGCTGTAGGGACCTTCGAGGACGGTAGCATTAAGCCCGTATACCGGCATTATCATCAGGGGGAAGATTTTCTGCCGTCTGTTTCTTTACAGACCGAAATCCTGGGGTTCCCTGTTTCAGTACAGATTGGCAGTGACAGTATCACCATCTCTTTTGGCGGCGAATCTTTTGTGATGAGTTATATTAATTCCATTGGCCATTTGGTCATCATCGATCGAAGCACCTTTAAGGTAAAGTTTTATCAAACAGATGGATATACGGCCAGAAGTGAAGATTTGCTGTACGTGCTCAACGGAAAGCATTACCGGGCGAAAGGGCCTACGGTAGATGCTTTGGATATCATCAATCAGGATATCAGCAGTATTCACAAGGAGGGTGCAGCTATTCAGGAACTGTGTAATGTCGCCAGAGGTGGAAGCAGTACGTATAAAGATCAATTTTCCGAAATTAATGGCATTCCTACCTTATGCTCTGTATTTCCAGTGGATATACGAGGGAAAAGAGATGGGGCGGTTTTAAAGATTGAAGATATCTCCAGCCTGCAAAAAGTTATCCAGCAACGAAATGATGCGTTGACTTACATAGAAGAAATGAAGGAGTTAGTACACGACAAGGTATTGGACGAAGAGGGGATGACCATCATAAAAGGAGAAAGCCCCGCTATGAAGAATGTAAAAAAGCTGGCGTGCAAGGCTTCCCGGTCCAATTCTACCGTGCTGTTGCTGGGCGAGAGTGGAACGGGTAAATCTCATTTAGCGGAGACCATCCACGGATCTAGTACCAAGAAAGATCAGCCCTTCATTCACGTGAATTGTGGGGCCATGCCGGAAAGTTTGTTGGAAAGTGAACTGTTTGGCTATGAAAAGGGTTCTTTTACAGGGGCTAACAGCGAAGGGAAGGCAGGCTTGTTTGAAAAGGCCAGGGGGGGAACAATCTTTCTGGATGAAATCGGCGATATCAGCCTGGCTGCTCAGGTCAAGCTTCTAGGTGTATTGCAAAACAAAACTTTTTTTAAACTTGGCGGCACGACCTCTATTACAGCTGATGTGCGAATCATTGCAGCTACCAACAAAAATTTGGAGGAAGAAATTAAGAACGAGCGGTTTCGGGAGGACTTATTTTACCGGCTCAATGTTTTCCCTATTTGGATGCCGCCTCTCCGAGAGCGGAAAGAGGATATCTGCTGCCTGTGCGACGAAATCTTAAGCCAAATCTGTGAAAAGCTTCAATGCGGCGAAAAGTTTGTTTCGCCTGGAGCCCAAAGACTGCTGATTGGTTACCACTGGCCGGGCAACGTGCGGGAGCTGGAGAACACCTTAGAGCGTGCTGCTAATATGGCAGACGGCCGGATTATTACGGAACATCATTTGCCAGAAAGAATTACCAGTCATCAGGGTAAAATCCGTCAGACGGTTTGGAAAAGCTTCCAGGAATACACGGAAGAAGCAGAAAAGCGCGCCATTCTGGAAACGTTGGCTTATTATAACAACGATAAAAAGCGGGCTATGCAGGCATTGAAGATGGGAAAAACAAATTTTTATCAGAAAATAAAAAAGTACAATCTATAA